Proteins co-encoded in one Callospermophilus lateralis isolate mCalLat2 chromosome 2, mCalLat2.hap1, whole genome shotgun sequence genomic window:
- the Cttn gene encoding src substrate cortactin isoform X2, which translates to MWKASAGHTVALTQDAGAADDWETDPDFVNDVSEKEQRWGAKTVQGSGHQEHINIHKLRENVFQEHQTLKEKELETGPKASHGYGGKFGVEQDRMDKSAVGHEYQSKLSKHCSQVDSVRGFGGKFGVQMDRVDQSAVGFEYQGKTEKHASQKDYSSGFGGKYGVQADRVDKSAVGFDYQGKTEKHESQKDYSKGFGGKYGIDRDKVDKSAVGFEYQGKTEKHESQKDYSRGFGGKYGVQKDRMDKNASTFEDVAQVSPAYQKTVPVEAATSRTSNIRANFENLAKERELEDRRKADAERAQRVARERQEQEEARRTLEEQARAQKQTPPASPAPQPAEERPPSSPVYEDAVSLKAEPGHRSPVGESSPEAVYSTEAADYQEVSGQEGLAYTPEATYETTEAPSHYQAEDGTYAEYENDLGLTATALYDYQAAGDDEISFDPDDIITNIEMIDDGWWRGVCKGRYGLFPANYVELRP; encoded by the exons ATGTGGAAGGCCTCTGCAGGCCACACCGTGGCCCTCACGCAGGACGCTGGGGCAGCCGACGACTGGGAGACCGACCCTGACTTTGTG AATGACGTCAGTGAGAAGGAGCAGCGATGGGGCGCCAAGACTGTGCAGGGCTCGGGGCACCAGGAGCACATCAA CATTCACAAGCTGAGAGAGAACGTCTTCCAGGAGCACCAGACTCTGAAGGAGAAGGAGCTGGAAACTGGGCCCAAAGCCTCCCACGGTTATGGGGGGAAGTTCGGTGTGGAGCAGGACAGGATGGACAAA TCGGCCGTCGGCCATGAGTACCAGTCGAAACTCTCCAAGCACTGCTCCCAAGTGGACTCGGTTCGAGGCTTTGGAGGCAAGTTTGGTGTCCAGATGGACAGAGTGGACCAG TCTGCTGTGGGCTTTGAGTACCAGGGCAAGACGGAGAAGCACGCCTCCCAGAAAG ACTACTCGAGCGGCTTTGGCGGAAAGTACGGCGTGCAGGCTGACCGTGTGGACAAGAGTGCCGTGGGCTTCGACTACCAGGGCAAGACGGAGAAGCACGAGTCCCAGAAAG ATTACTCCAAAGGCTTTGGTGGCAAATACGGAATCGACAGGGACAAAGTGGACAAGAGTGCGGTGGGCTTCGAGTACCAAGGCAAGACGGAGAAGCATGAGTCCCAGAAAG ACTACTCCAGAGGATTCGGCGGCAAATACGGGGTGCAGAAGGACCGCATGGACAAG AACGCCTCCACCTTTGAAGACGTTGCGCAGGTGTCCCCTGCCTACCAGAAGACTGTGCCTGTCGAAGCCG CGACCAGCAGAACCAGCAACATCAGAGCCAATTTCGAAAACCTGGCCAAGGAGAGAGAGCTGGAGGACAGGCGGAAGGCGGACGCTGAGCGAGCCCAGCGGGTGGCCAGGGAGaggcaggagcaggaggaggCCAGGAGGACACTGGAG GAGCAAGCCAGAGCGCAGAAGCAGACGCCCCCCGCGTCTCCCGCACCGCAGCCGGCCGAGGAGAGACCGCCCTCCAGCCCTGTGTACGAG GACGCGGTCTCCTTGAAGGCAgagcctggccacagaagccccgtgGGCGAGAGCAGCCCTGAGGCCGTGTACAGCACAGAGGCTGCAGACTACCAGGAGGTCAGCggccaggagggcctggcctacaCGCCGGAGGCCACCTATGAAACCACAGAGGCCCCCAGCCACTACCAAGCAG AAGATGGCACCTACGCCGAGTACGAGAACGACCTGGGCCTCACGGCCACCGCCCTCTACGACTACCAGGCTG CTGGCGATGACGAGATCTCCTTCGACCCCGACGACATCATCACCAACATCGAGATGATCGACGACGGCTGGTGGCGTGGGGTGTGCAAGGGCAGGTACGGGCTCTTCCCTGCCAACTACGTGGAACTGCGGCCCTAG
- the Cttn gene encoding src substrate cortactin isoform X1 has product MWKASAGHTVALTQDAGAADDWETDPDFVNDVSEKEQRWGAKTVQGSGHQEHINIHKLRENVFQEHQTLKEKELETGPKASHGYGGKFGVEQDRMDKSAVGHEYQSKLSKHCSQVDSVRGFGGKFGVQMDRVDQSAVGFEYQGKTEKHASQKDYSSGFGGKYGVQADRVDKSAVGFDYQGKTEKHESQKDYSKGFGGKYGIDRDKVDKSAVGFEYQGKTEKHESQKDYAKGFGGKFGVQTDRQDKCALGWDHQEKLQLHESQKDYSRGFGGKYGVQKDRMDKNASTFEDVAQVSPAYQKTVPVEAATSRTSNIRANFENLAKERELEDRRKADAERAQRVARERQEQEEARRTLEEQARAQKQTPPASPAPQPAEERPPSSPVYEDAVSLKAEPGHRSPVGESSPEAVYSTEAADYQEVSGQEGLAYTPEATYETTEAPSHYQAEDGTYAEYENDLGLTATALYDYQAAGDDEISFDPDDIITNIEMIDDGWWRGVCKGRYGLFPANYVELRP; this is encoded by the exons ATGTGGAAGGCCTCTGCAGGCCACACCGTGGCCCTCACGCAGGACGCTGGGGCAGCCGACGACTGGGAGACCGACCCTGACTTTGTG AATGACGTCAGTGAGAAGGAGCAGCGATGGGGCGCCAAGACTGTGCAGGGCTCGGGGCACCAGGAGCACATCAA CATTCACAAGCTGAGAGAGAACGTCTTCCAGGAGCACCAGACTCTGAAGGAGAAGGAGCTGGAAACTGGGCCCAAAGCCTCCCACGGTTATGGGGGGAAGTTCGGTGTGGAGCAGGACAGGATGGACAAA TCGGCCGTCGGCCATGAGTACCAGTCGAAACTCTCCAAGCACTGCTCCCAAGTGGACTCGGTTCGAGGCTTTGGAGGCAAGTTTGGTGTCCAGATGGACAGAGTGGACCAG TCTGCTGTGGGCTTTGAGTACCAGGGCAAGACGGAGAAGCACGCCTCCCAGAAAG ACTACTCGAGCGGCTTTGGCGGAAAGTACGGCGTGCAGGCTGACCGTGTGGACAAGAGTGCCGTGGGCTTCGACTACCAGGGCAAGACGGAGAAGCACGAGTCCCAGAAAG ATTACTCCAAAGGCTTTGGTGGCAAATACGGAATCGACAGGGACAAAGTGGACAAGAGTGCGGTGGGCTTCGAGTACCAAGGCAAGACGGAGAAGCATGAGTCCCAGAAAG ACTATGCGAAAGGGTTTGGAGGAAAATTTGGTGTGCAGACAGACAGACAAGACAAGTGTGCCCTTGGCTGGGATCACCAGGAGAAACTGCAGCTGCATGAGTCCCAAAAAG ACTACTCCAGAGGATTCGGCGGCAAATACGGGGTGCAGAAGGACCGCATGGACAAG AACGCCTCCACCTTTGAAGACGTTGCGCAGGTGTCCCCTGCCTACCAGAAGACTGTGCCTGTCGAAGCCG CGACCAGCAGAACCAGCAACATCAGAGCCAATTTCGAAAACCTGGCCAAGGAGAGAGAGCTGGAGGACAGGCGGAAGGCGGACGCTGAGCGAGCCCAGCGGGTGGCCAGGGAGaggcaggagcaggaggaggCCAGGAGGACACTGGAG GAGCAAGCCAGAGCGCAGAAGCAGACGCCCCCCGCGTCTCCCGCACCGCAGCCGGCCGAGGAGAGACCGCCCTCCAGCCCTGTGTACGAG GACGCGGTCTCCTTGAAGGCAgagcctggccacagaagccccgtgGGCGAGAGCAGCCCTGAGGCCGTGTACAGCACAGAGGCTGCAGACTACCAGGAGGTCAGCggccaggagggcctggcctacaCGCCGGAGGCCACCTATGAAACCACAGAGGCCCCCAGCCACTACCAAGCAG AAGATGGCACCTACGCCGAGTACGAGAACGACCTGGGCCTCACGGCCACCGCCCTCTACGACTACCAGGCTG CTGGCGATGACGAGATCTCCTTCGACCCCGACGACATCATCACCAACATCGAGATGATCGACGACGGCTGGTGGCGTGGGGTGTGCAAGGGCAGGTACGGGCTCTTCCCTGCCAACTACGTGGAACTGCGGCCCTAG